In Luteimonas sp. MC1750, the following proteins share a genomic window:
- a CDS encoding cob(I)yrinic acid a,c-diamide adenosyltransferase: MGNRLSKIYTRTGDDGSTGLGDGSRTGKDSLRVEAYGTVDEANACIGVMLAAGVPAAVQELLTAVQHQLFDLGGELCIPGHAAIDDDDVARLEQHLDRFNADLPPLKEFILPGGGEASARCHVARTVVRRAERCTVALARVEDVRPQAVRYLNRLSDLLFVLGRVLAREGGHGEVTWQHERRRG, translated from the coding sequence ATGGGCAACCGCCTTTCGAAGATCTACACGCGCACCGGCGATGACGGCAGCACCGGCCTGGGCGACGGCAGCCGCACCGGCAAGGATTCGCTGCGCGTCGAGGCCTATGGCACCGTCGACGAGGCGAACGCCTGCATCGGCGTGATGCTGGCCGCCGGGGTCCCGGCCGCGGTGCAGGAGCTGCTGACCGCGGTGCAGCACCAGCTGTTCGACCTCGGCGGCGAGCTCTGCATCCCGGGCCATGCCGCGATCGACGATGACGACGTGGCCCGCCTGGAACAGCACCTCGACCGCTTCAACGCCGACCTCCCGCCGCTGAAGGAGTTCATCCTGCCCGGCGGCGGCGAAGCGTCGGCGCGCTGCCACGTGGCGCGCACCGTCGTCCGTCGCGCCGAGCGCTGCACGGTGGCGCTGGCGCGGGTCGAAGACGTCCGCCCGCAGGCGGTGCGCTACCTCAACCGCCTGTCCGATCTGCTCTTCGTGCTCGGTCGCGTGCTGGCACGCGAGGGCGGCCACGGCGAGGTCACCTGGCAGCACGAGCGACGCCGGGGCTGA
- a CDS encoding histone deacetylase family protein, with translation MPVFTHAACFGHDTGPGHVEVPARLGAVVTALRDHLPDIEWLEAPRATRGQLLRVHDPLLLHAILESASDATVRLDPDTVLSPGSPEAALRAAGAVVAAVDLVMGGVAEAAFCAVRPPGHHATAAHAMGFCLFNNVAVGAAHALERHGLARVAVVDFDVHHGNGTQAIFAAEDRVLYASAHEMPLFPESGDPRERSAGLHVHNAALRAGTGSHRFREAWRERLLPAIDAFEPQLVMVSAGFDGHRADPVAHIELEADDFAWLTAELAAIAERHAGGRIVSVLEGGYDLGALAECSIAHVRALAAGAPG, from the coding sequence CTGCCGGTGTTCACCCACGCAGCGTGCTTCGGGCATGACACCGGCCCCGGACACGTCGAGGTCCCGGCCCGCCTGGGCGCAGTGGTGACCGCGCTGCGCGACCACCTCCCGGACATCGAATGGCTGGAAGCCCCGCGCGCCACGCGCGGCCAGCTGCTGCGCGTGCACGACCCCCTGCTGCTGCACGCGATCCTCGAGTCCGCGTCCGACGCCACGGTCCGGCTGGATCCCGACACCGTGCTCTCGCCGGGCTCGCCCGAGGCCGCCCTGCGCGCGGCCGGCGCCGTGGTCGCCGCGGTCGACCTGGTCATGGGCGGTGTCGCCGAGGCGGCCTTCTGTGCCGTGCGCCCGCCGGGCCACCATGCGACCGCGGCCCATGCGATGGGGTTCTGCCTCTTCAACAACGTCGCCGTGGGCGCCGCGCACGCGCTGGAGCGCCATGGCCTGGCCCGGGTGGCCGTGGTCGACTTCGACGTGCACCACGGCAACGGCACCCAGGCGATCTTCGCGGCCGAGGACCGGGTGCTCTATGCCAGTGCGCACGAGATGCCGCTGTTTCCCGAAAGCGGCGACCCGCGCGAGCGCAGCGCCGGCCTGCACGTGCACAACGCCGCGCTGCGCGCCGGAACCGGCAGCCACCGCTTCCGCGAGGCCTGGCGCGAGCGCCTGCTGCCGGCCATCGACGCGTTCGAGCCTCAGCTGGTGATGGTGTCCGCCGGCTTCGACGGCCATCGCGCCGATCCGGTGGCGCACATCGAGCTCGAAGCCGACGACTTCGCCTGGCTGACCGCCGAGCTCGCCGCGATCGCCGAACGCCATGCGGGCGGCCGGATCGTCTCGGTGCTCGAAGGCGGCTACGACCTCGGTGCGCTGGCCGAATGCAGCATCGCCCACGTCCGCGCCCTTGCCGCCGGAGCGCCCGGGTGA
- the lptD gene encoding LPS-assembly protein LptD: MHHPGAMARDDIEPDWGLCPLVESVPAFPDAQPATGAPADRAAQPTDIAGDTLAGVDGESVEYSGNVTLRRGDQFLGADNLEYRAGDSTYVASGRVRYQDSGMRLVAEHLEGDQEADTHRVDNVTYQLTERRGNGGAERIEMKGSQGALYGSTYSTCPPDDRWWELRAERIEIDNDKGQGVARNATLRVGKVPVLYVPIFAFPTDSRRKTGLLYPAIGYSSRNGFDWRQPIYLNLAPNYDMTLEPRLMTRRGLLLGTEFRYLTKDGGGNLEVEYLPSDRLAEDGRQEEIDLGIRPENRRKENRGMLRFQAVEGLDANWQARTFLAWISDPRYVEDSTSNLNGATDFSIKSDIGVYGRGRTWDAGLMADYWQLGDYTQPELILPYNRLPRLYANWEDRFGRFVAGASVDATRFEHIDSRSRPGGSRVDVRPWVSMPLEGAAWFVTPTLAWRYTGYQLEDELAQGLTAYTGAAPDTSPSRSLPIATVDAGVYFDRTTMFRGEEHVQTLEPRLFYVNTPYRDQSGLPLFDTQAMSYSWGQLFRDNRFTGADRQADANQLTLALTTRLVSAETGREKLSASIGQIRYFEDSRVGLVPGSPVIPEGKSTWIADADYEVNDRWSVGATYHWNPASQQEDLASLRTRYLLGDDGIVNLAYRYRRDAGSGADLLEQVDFSFLYPLNPSWSLVGRYYYSLLDNQLLEGIAGVQWDSCCMAARLVARRYVRNFQGEMNDAIQLEIEFKGLGSAGPKTTDRLRRAILGYHREDLYLVPPPEVRSDVGAPPPADNLP; this comes from the coding sequence ATGCACCACCCCGGCGCGATGGCGCGCGACGACATCGAGCCCGACTGGGGCCTGTGTCCGCTGGTGGAGTCGGTGCCTGCGTTCCCGGACGCCCAGCCGGCCACCGGCGCGCCGGCCGACCGCGCGGCTCAGCCCACCGACATCGCCGGCGACACCCTTGCCGGCGTCGACGGCGAAAGCGTCGAGTACTCCGGCAACGTCACCCTGCGCCGCGGCGACCAGTTCCTCGGCGCCGACAACCTGGAATACCGCGCCGGCGATTCCACCTATGTCGCCAGCGGCCGCGTGCGCTACCAGGACTCGGGCATGCGCCTGGTCGCCGAGCACCTGGAAGGCGACCAGGAGGCCGATACCCACCGCGTCGACAACGTCACCTACCAGCTCACCGAGCGCCGCGGCAACGGCGGCGCCGAGCGCATCGAGATGAAGGGCTCGCAGGGCGCGCTGTACGGCTCCACCTATTCAACCTGCCCGCCGGACGACCGCTGGTGGGAGCTGCGCGCCGAGCGCATCGAGATCGACAACGACAAGGGCCAGGGCGTTGCCCGCAACGCGACGCTGCGGGTGGGCAAGGTGCCGGTGCTGTACGTGCCGATCTTCGCCTTCCCGACCGACAGCCGCCGCAAGACCGGCCTGCTGTACCCCGCCATCGGGTACTCCAGCCGCAACGGCTTCGACTGGCGCCAGCCGATCTACCTCAACCTCGCGCCGAACTACGACATGACGCTCGAGCCCCGGCTGATGACCCGGCGCGGGCTGCTGCTCGGCACCGAGTTCCGCTATCTCACCAAGGATGGCGGCGGCAACCTGGAAGTCGAGTACCTGCCGTCCGACCGCCTCGCCGAAGACGGGCGCCAGGAAGAGATCGACCTCGGCATCCGGCCCGAGAACCGCCGCAAGGAGAACCGCGGCATGCTGCGCTTCCAGGCCGTCGAGGGGCTCGACGCCAACTGGCAGGCGCGCACCTTCCTGGCCTGGATCAGCGATCCGCGCTACGTCGAGGACTCCACCAGCAACCTCAACGGCGCCACCGACTTCTCGATCAAGAGCGACATCGGCGTGTACGGCCGCGGGCGCACCTGGGACGCCGGCCTGATGGCCGACTACTGGCAGCTCGGCGACTACACCCAGCCGGAACTGATTCTGCCCTACAACCGCCTGCCGCGGCTGTACGCGAACTGGGAGGACCGGTTCGGCCGGTTCGTCGCCGGCGCCTCGGTGGACGCCACGCGCTTCGAGCACATCGACAGCCGCAGCCGCCCCGGGGGCAGCCGCGTGGACGTCCGGCCGTGGGTGTCGATGCCGCTGGAAGGCGCGGCCTGGTTCGTCACGCCCACCCTGGCCTGGCGCTACACCGGCTACCAGCTCGAGGACGAGCTGGCGCAGGGGCTGACCGCGTATACCGGTGCCGCGCCCGACACCTCGCCCTCGCGCAGCCTGCCGATCGCCACGGTCGATGCCGGCGTGTACTTCGACCGCACCACGATGTTCCGCGGCGAAGAACACGTGCAGACCCTCGAGCCGCGCCTGTTCTACGTCAACACGCCCTACCGCGACCAGTCCGGGCTGCCGCTGTTCGACACCCAGGCGATGTCCTACAGCTGGGGCCAGCTGTTCCGCGACAACCGCTTCACCGGCGCCGACCGCCAGGCCGACGCGAACCAGCTGACGCTGGCGCTGACCACGCGCCTGGTCAGCGCCGAGACCGGTCGCGAGAAGCTGTCCGCCAGCATCGGCCAGATCCGCTACTTCGAGGACTCCCGCGTGGGCCTGGTGCCCGGCTCGCCGGTGATCCCCGAGGGCAAGTCCACCTGGATCGCCGATGCCGACTACGAGGTCAACGACCGCTGGAGCGTCGGCGCCACCTACCACTGGAATCCCGCCAGCCAGCAGGAAGACCTCGCCAGCCTGCGCACCCGCTACCTGCTCGGCGACGACGGCATCGTCAACCTCGCCTACCGCTACCGCCGCGACGCCGGCAGCGGCGCCGACCTGCTGGAACAGGTCGACTTCTCCTTCCTGTACCCGCTCAACCCGTCGTGGAGCCTGGTCGGGCGCTACTACTACTCGCTGCTCGACAACCAGCTGCTGGAAGGCATCGCCGGCGTGCAGTGGGACAGCTGCTGCATGGCCGCGCGCCTGGTGGCGCGCCGCTACGTGCGCAACTTCCAGGGCGAAATGAACGACGCCATCCAGCTCGAGATCGAGTTCAAGGGCCTCGGTTCCGCCGGCCCGAAAACGACCGACCGACTGCGCCGTGCTATCCTCGGCTATCACCGCGAGGACCTGTACCTGGTGCCTCCGCCCGAGGTCCGCAGCGACGTCGGCGCCCCGCCACCGGCCGACAATCTCCCATGA
- a CDS encoding peptidylprolyl isomerase codes for MKNRFLTVALVLAACLPHAYAQDVQPIDGIAAIVDEDVILQSELDRAVRNITAQYGDRAGQLPPEAVLRRQVLERLILVQLQTSRAKSTGVRVGEDEIDSALAAIARQNNMTPDQLRQQLAADGMSFTEFRGSLSDELAIQRLRQRFAQSSIVVTDAELDSALASQAGGTQYQLANILVALPNGATPEQIATAQEKIDGVKALLDRGEMDFQAAAVRYSDGPNALEGGDLGWRSADEIPSAFANVVGGMQSGQVFGPVRGPSGFQLLQLRETRDAGATGSGATVTQYQAAHILVRGDDAAARTKVDALRARITAGEDFAAVANTGSDDAVTRGQGGDLGWFMQDDFGAQFGTQVAALQDGEVSQPFRTEAGWHIVRRTGTRQADVGAENRRNQMRETIGQRKLEDEWNRFLRQMRSEAYIDIRPASGAAGVSDGS; via the coding sequence ATGAAGAACCGTTTCCTGACCGTTGCCCTCGTCCTCGCCGCGTGCCTGCCGCATGCCTACGCGCAGGACGTCCAGCCGATCGACGGCATCGCCGCGATCGTCGACGAGGACGTCATCCTCCAGAGCGAACTCGACCGCGCGGTGCGCAACATCACCGCCCAGTACGGCGACCGCGCCGGCCAGCTGCCGCCCGAGGCGGTGCTCCGCCGCCAGGTGCTCGAGCGCCTGATCCTGGTGCAGCTCCAGACCTCGCGCGCCAAGTCCACCGGCGTGCGCGTCGGCGAGGACGAGATCGACTCGGCGCTGGCCGCGATCGCGCGCCAGAACAACATGACCCCCGACCAGCTGCGCCAGCAGCTCGCCGCCGACGGCATGTCCTTCACCGAATTCCGCGGCTCGCTGTCCGACGAGCTGGCGATCCAGCGCCTGCGCCAGCGCTTCGCGCAGTCCTCGATCGTGGTGACCGATGCCGAACTCGACTCGGCCCTGGCGAGCCAGGCCGGCGGCACCCAGTACCAGCTGGCGAACATCCTGGTCGCCCTGCCCAACGGCGCCACGCCGGAGCAGATCGCCACCGCGCAGGAGAAGATCGACGGCGTCAAGGCGCTGCTCGACCGTGGCGAGATGGATTTCCAGGCCGCGGCCGTGCGCTATTCCGACGGTCCCAACGCGCTTGAAGGCGGCGACCTCGGCTGGCGCAGCGCGGACGAGATTCCCTCGGCCTTCGCGAACGTCGTCGGCGGCATGCAGTCGGGCCAGGTGTTCGGTCCGGTACGCGGCCCCAGCGGCTTCCAGCTGCTGCAGCTGCGCGAGACCCGCGACGCCGGCGCCACCGGGTCCGGCGCAACGGTCACGCAGTACCAGGCGGCGCACATCCTCGTCCGCGGCGACGACGCGGCGGCCAGGACCAAAGTCGACGCGCTGCGCGCGCGCATCACCGCCGGCGAGGACTTCGCCGCCGTGGCGAACACCGGCTCCGACGACGCGGTGACCCGCGGACAGGGCGGCGACCTCGGCTGGTTCATGCAGGACGACTTCGGCGCGCAGTTCGGCACCCAGGTCGCGGCGCTGCAGGACGGCGAAGTCTCGCAGCCCTTCCGCACCGAGGCCGGCTGGCACATCGTGCGTCGCACGGGGACGCGCCAGGCCGACGTCGGCGCCGAGAACCGCCGCAACCAGATGCGCGAGACCATCGGCCAGCGCAAGCTGGAAGACGAGTGGAACCGCTTCCTGCGCCAGATGCGCAGCGAGGCCTATATCGACATCCGCCCCGCTTCGGGCGCCGCCGGCGTCTCCGACGGCAGCTGA
- the pdxA gene encoding 4-hydroxythreonine-4-phosphate dehydrogenase PdxA gives MQRPRLALVPGEPAGVGPELCVRALQRSWTADLQVFGDPRALLTAARRLGLPLEQPAPDLLVAPGGRFGLCPLPAAVAVDPGCPAPANAASTVAALLAAADACSRGDCHGMVTGPVHKGAVNDGGIAYTGTTGLLAAHVARDVVMMLANPAMRVALATVHLPLRAVADALTPALLERTLRILHAALREDFGIDAPAIAVLGLNPHAGEDGHLGREEIEVVIPVLERLRLEGMRLEGPLPADTAFLPAKLARFDAILAMYHDQGLPVLKHAGFEQAVNISLGLPWPRVAVDHGTAFDLAGSGRADPSSLFAAIDTCTRLAATRAARNPTP, from the coding sequence ATGCAGCGACCCCGGCTCGCGCTGGTCCCGGGTGAACCGGCCGGCGTGGGTCCGGAGCTGTGCGTACGCGCACTGCAGCGGTCGTGGACCGCGGACCTCCAGGTGTTCGGCGACCCGCGCGCGCTGCTGACGGCCGCGCGCCGCCTCGGGCTGCCGCTGGAGCAGCCGGCCCCTGACCTCCTGGTGGCGCCCGGCGGCCGCTTCGGACTGTGCCCGCTGCCGGCGGCCGTCGCCGTCGATCCGGGCTGCCCCGCCCCTGCCAACGCCGCCTCCACCGTGGCCGCCCTGCTGGCCGCCGCGGATGCCTGCAGCCGCGGCGACTGCCATGGCATGGTCACCGGGCCGGTGCACAAGGGCGCGGTCAACGACGGCGGCATCGCCTACACCGGGACCACCGGCCTGCTGGCCGCGCATGTCGCACGCGATGTCGTGATGATGCTGGCCAATCCGGCCATGCGCGTGGCGCTGGCGACCGTGCACCTGCCGCTGCGCGCGGTCGCCGACGCGCTGACGCCGGCCCTGCTCGAACGCACGCTGCGCATCCTGCACGCGGCGCTGCGCGAGGATTTCGGCATCGACGCCCCGGCCATCGCCGTGCTCGGCCTGAACCCGCACGCCGGCGAGGATGGGCATCTGGGCCGCGAGGAGATCGAGGTGGTGATCCCGGTACTCGAACGCCTGCGGCTGGAGGGCATGCGCCTCGAGGGCCCGCTGCCCGCCGACACCGCCTTCCTGCCGGCGAAGCTCGCGCGCTTCGACGCGATCCTGGCGATGTACCACGACCAGGGCCTGCCGGTGCTCAAGCACGCGGGCTTCGAACAGGCGGTCAACATCAGCCTCGGCCTGCCCTGGCCGCGGGTCGCGGTCGACCATGGCACCGCCTTCGACCTGGCCGGCAGCGGCCGCGCCGACCCCTCGAGCCTGTTCGCCGCCATCGACACCTGCACCCGCCTGGCCGCCACGCGCGCCGCACGGAACCCCACGCCATGA
- the rsmA gene encoding 16S rRNA (adenine(1518)-N(6)/adenine(1519)-N(6))-dimethyltransferase RsmA encodes MNQHDGHDGRFREPAKKALGQHFLHDRGVVDRIILAVDPRPDEHIVEIGPGQGAMTFPLLERHGRLTAIEFDRDLLAPLTVRARAHGELTLVHANVLDVDFTALAAGTPLRLVGNLPYNLSSPILFHALDHAAAVRDMHFMLQKEVVDRMAAGPGSKVYGRLSVMLQAWCRVTALFDVGPDAFRPPPRVDSAVVRLVPRDPGEVGIDDPARFASVVRAAFGQRRKTLRNALQTLCDADAISAAGIDPTRRAEQLDVADFIRLANSLPRA; translated from the coding sequence ATGAACCAGCACGACGGCCACGACGGCCGCTTCCGCGAACCCGCCAAGAAGGCGCTCGGCCAGCACTTCCTGCACGATCGCGGGGTGGTCGACCGGATCATCCTCGCGGTGGATCCCAGGCCGGACGAGCACATCGTGGAGATCGGCCCGGGCCAGGGCGCGATGACCTTCCCGCTGCTCGAGCGCCACGGGCGCCTGACCGCGATCGAATTCGATCGCGACCTGCTGGCACCGCTCACGGTGCGCGCGCGCGCCCACGGCGAGCTCACCCTGGTCCACGCCAACGTGCTCGACGTCGACTTCACCGCGCTGGCCGCGGGCACGCCGCTGCGCCTGGTCGGCAACCTGCCCTACAACCTGTCTTCGCCGATCCTGTTCCACGCGCTCGACCATGCCGCGGCGGTGCGCGACATGCACTTCATGCTGCAGAAGGAAGTGGTCGACCGCATGGCCGCCGGCCCCGGCAGCAAGGTCTACGGCCGACTCAGCGTGATGCTGCAGGCCTGGTGCCGGGTCACCGCCCTGTTCGACGTCGGCCCCGACGCATTCAGGCCTCCGCCGAGGGTGGACTCCGCGGTGGTCCGACTGGTGCCGCGCGATCCCGGCGAGGTCGGCATCGACGACCCGGCGCGCTTCGCGTCCGTCGTGCGCGCGGCCTTCGGCCAGCGCCGCAAGACCTTGCGCAACGCGCTCCAGACCCTGTGCGATGCGGACGCGATCAGCGCCGCGGGCATCGATCCGACGCGTCGCGCGGAGCAGCTGGACGTCGCGGATTTCATCCGCCTGGCGAACTCGCTTCCGCGCGCCTAG
- the apaG gene encoding Co2+/Mg2+ efflux protein ApaG, whose product MDDTADYTLEIQIATRFLAEESAPEDDRYVFAYTIRIRNLGRHAAQLLDRHWVITDGNGHVEEIRGDGVVGEQPRIEPGDQYTYTSGAVLETAVGTMEGSYGMVGDDGTRFDAPIPPFTLAVPRTLH is encoded by the coding sequence ATGGACGACACCGCCGACTACACACTGGAGATCCAGATCGCGACGCGCTTCCTCGCCGAGGAATCGGCGCCGGAAGACGACCGTTATGTCTTCGCCTACACCATCCGCATCCGCAACCTCGGCCGGCACGCCGCGCAGCTCCTGGATCGCCACTGGGTGATCACCGATGGCAACGGCCACGTCGAGGAAATCCGCGGCGACGGCGTGGTCGGCGAGCAGCCGCGCATCGAACCGGGCGACCAGTACACCTACACCTCCGGCGCTGTGCTCGAGACCGCGGTCGGAACGATGGAAGGCAGCTACGGCATGGTGGGTGACGACGGCACCCGCTTCGACGCGCCGATCCCGCCCTTCACCCTCGCCGTCCCGCGCACCCTGCACTGA
- a CDS encoding symmetrical bis(5'-nucleosyl)-tetraphosphatase translates to MAVWAIGDLQGCLGPTERLLERIAFDPARDRLWFCGDLVNRGGESLETLRLVHSLRDSAVTVLGNHDLSLLAIAERREADQRKVNPDLQRVLFAPDRDQLLDWLRTQPLVHADRELGWMMVHAGLAPKWTADDALAMSGEVERVLQGNNRQGLLRNMYGDRPAWSPGLRGTDRLRAIINIFTRMRYCSPRGRIAFEEKGAPGTQQPGLYPWYEVPGRVDRGLKLACGHWSSLGLFIGHGIHALDTGAVWGGTLTALRLDGDALCVVQVPGRPKPD, encoded by the coding sequence ATGGCGGTCTGGGCGATCGGCGACCTCCAGGGCTGCCTGGGGCCTACCGAGCGGCTGCTCGAGCGCATCGCGTTCGATCCCGCGCGCGACCGGCTGTGGTTCTGCGGCGACCTGGTGAACCGCGGCGGCGAATCACTGGAAACCCTGCGCCTGGTGCACTCGCTGCGCGACAGCGCGGTGACCGTGCTCGGCAACCACGACCTGTCGCTGCTGGCGATCGCCGAGCGCCGCGAAGCCGACCAGCGCAAGGTCAATCCCGACCTGCAGCGGGTGCTGTTCGCGCCCGATCGCGACCAGCTGCTCGACTGGCTGCGCACCCAGCCGCTGGTCCATGCCGACCGCGAACTGGGCTGGATGATGGTGCATGCCGGCCTGGCGCCGAAGTGGACCGCGGACGATGCGCTGGCGATGTCCGGCGAGGTCGAACGCGTGCTGCAGGGGAACAACCGCCAGGGCCTGCTGCGCAACATGTATGGCGACCGCCCGGCGTGGTCGCCCGGCCTGCGCGGCACCGACCGCCTGCGCGCGATCATCAACATCTTCACCCGCATGCGCTACTGCAGCCCGCGCGGACGCATCGCGTTCGAGGAAAAGGGCGCGCCGGGGACCCAGCAGCCGGGCCTGTACCCGTGGTACGAGGTCCCGGGCCGGGTCGACCGCGGGCTGAAGCTCGCCTGCGGCCACTGGTCCTCGCTCGGACTGTTCATCGGCCACGGCATCCACGCCCTCGACACCGGGGCGGTCTGGGGCGGCACGCTCACCGCGCTGCGCCTGGACGGCGACGCGCTGTGCGTGGTCCAGGTGCCCGGGCGGCCGAAGCCGGACTGA
- a CDS encoding dihydrofolate reductase — MSLVAAVDRRLAIGRDNGLPWHLPDDLARFKALTLGKVLLMGRRTADSLGRALPKRRNLVLTRSGRAPFAGMQAVASLDEALALAAGDGAGELAVIGGGEIYALALPRAHVLHMTHVDTVVEDAHAFFPAFDAGGWQAVSREPHAADGRHAFAFEFVEYRRT, encoded by the coding sequence ATCAGCCTCGTCGCCGCGGTCGACCGCAGGCTCGCCATCGGCCGCGACAACGGGCTGCCCTGGCACCTGCCCGACGACCTCGCGCGGTTCAAGGCCCTGACGCTGGGCAAGGTCCTGCTGATGGGCCGCAGGACCGCCGACTCGCTGGGCCGGGCGTTGCCCAAGCGGCGCAATCTGGTGCTGACGCGCAGCGGCCGCGCGCCCTTCGCCGGCATGCAGGCGGTCGCATCGCTGGACGAAGCGCTGGCGCTGGCGGCCGGCGACGGCGCGGGCGAGCTGGCCGTGATCGGCGGCGGCGAGATCTACGCCTTGGCGTTGCCGCGTGCCCACGTGCTGCACATGACCCACGTCGATACGGTGGTCGAGGACGCGCATGCCTTCTTCCCGGCCTTTGACGCAGGCGGCTGGCAGGCGGTGTCGCGCGAGCCGCATGCGGCCGATGGCCGCCATGCGTTCGCCTTCGAGTTCGTCGAGTACCGGCGCACCTGA
- a CDS encoding thymidylate synthase, whose translation MRQYLDLLRHVLEHGSEKSDRTGTGTRSIFGWQMRFDLAEGFPLVTTKKLHLRSIIHELLWFLKGETNTAYLRDNKVTIWDEWADADGELGPVYGKQWRRWADGRGGEIDQIRWVVDEIRRNPDSRRLVVSAWNVADLPAMALQPCHALFQFYVVDGRLSCQLYQRSGDIFLGVPFNIASYALLTHMVAQVTGLGVGDFVHTLGDAHLYSNHDEQAREQLARAPRPLPKLVLNPAIDDVFAFTGDDIAIEGYDPMPAIRAPVAV comes from the coding sequence ATGCGCCAGTACCTAGACCTCCTCCGCCACGTCCTCGAACACGGCAGCGAAAAGTCCGACCGCACCGGCACCGGCACGCGCAGCATCTTCGGCTGGCAGATGCGCTTCGACCTCGCCGAAGGCTTCCCGCTGGTCACCACCAAGAAGCTCCACCTGCGCTCGATCATCCACGAGCTGCTGTGGTTCCTGAAGGGCGAGACCAACACCGCCTACCTGCGCGACAACAAGGTCACCATCTGGGACGAGTGGGCCGACGCCGACGGAGAACTCGGCCCGGTCTACGGCAAGCAGTGGCGGCGCTGGGCCGACGGCCGCGGCGGCGAGATCGACCAGATCCGCTGGGTCGTCGACGAGATCCGCCGCAATCCCGACTCGCGCCGGCTGGTCGTGAGCGCCTGGAACGTCGCCGACCTGCCGGCGATGGCGCTGCAGCCCTGCCACGCGCTGTTCCAGTTCTACGTGGTGGACGGCAGGCTCAGCTGCCAGCTCTACCAGCGCAGCGGCGACATCTTCCTCGGCGTGCCGTTCAACATCGCAAGCTATGCGCTGCTGACCCACATGGTGGCGCAGGTGACCGGCCTGGGTGTTGGCGATTTCGTGCACACGCTCGGCGACGCGCACCTGTATTCCAACCACGACGAACAGGCGCGCGAGCAGCTTGCGCGCGCGCCGCGGCCGCTGCCGAAGCTGGTGCTCAACCCCGCGATCGACGACGTCTTCGCCTTCACCGGCGACGACATCGCGATCGAAGGCTACGACCCGATGCCGGCGATCCGGGCGCCGGTGGCGGTCTGA
- the lgt gene encoding prolipoprotein diacylglyceryl transferase: MSLLHLVDPIAVQSPAFELFGRSFEPGIHWYGLMYALAFLSAWLLGRARIRAGRLPGVDENGFGDLLFYGMLGVVLGGRIGYVLFYGFADFLANPLMLLRVWEGGMSFHGGLLGVLLASWLWSRQRRLHFMDTMDFVAPLVPLGLGFGRIGNWIGGELWGKPSDLPWATVFRSALPQDLAWLDAASLRALHQAGELEQYARHPSQLYQAFLEGVAMFALLWWFSARPRPRHAVSGMFALLYGAFRFLVEFVREPDAHLGYLAFGWLTMGQVLSTPLILLGLYWLWRSHRSPTLQPTPAAPVAPAAPL, encoded by the coding sequence ATGAGCCTCCTGCACCTGGTCGATCCGATCGCGGTCCAGTCGCCGGCCTTCGAGCTGTTCGGGCGCAGCTTCGAGCCGGGCATCCACTGGTACGGGCTCATGTATGCACTGGCCTTCCTCAGCGCCTGGCTGCTGGGCCGCGCGCGGATCCGCGCCGGCCGCCTGCCCGGCGTCGACGAGAACGGCTTCGGCGACCTGCTGTTCTACGGCATGCTCGGCGTGGTGCTGGGCGGCCGCATCGGCTACGTGCTGTTCTACGGCTTCGCCGATTTCCTCGCCAATCCGCTGATGCTGCTGCGGGTGTGGGAGGGCGGCATGAGCTTCCACGGCGGGCTGCTCGGCGTGCTGCTGGCCAGCTGGCTGTGGTCGCGCCAGCGCCGGCTGCACTTCATGGACACGATGGACTTCGTGGCGCCGCTGGTGCCGCTGGGCCTGGGCTTCGGCCGCATCGGCAACTGGATCGGCGGTGAGCTCTGGGGCAAGCCGAGCGACCTGCCGTGGGCGACGGTGTTCCGCAGCGCGCTGCCACAGGACCTCGCCTGGCTCGACGCTGCGTCGCTGCGGGCGCTGCACCAGGCCGGCGAGCTCGAGCAGTATGCGCGCCACCCCTCGCAGCTCTACCAGGCCTTCCTCGAAGGCGTGGCGATGTTCGCGCTGCTGTGGTGGTTTTCGGCCCGTCCGCGGCCGCGCCATGCGGTGTCGGGCATGTTCGCGCTGCTGTACGGCGCGTTCCGCTTCCTGGTCGAGTTCGTCCGCGAGCCCGACGCCCACCTCGGCTACCTCGCCTTCGGCTGGCTGACCATGGGCCAGGTGCTGAGCACCCCGCTGATCCTGCTCGGCCTCTACTGGCTGTGGCGCTCGCACCGCAGCCCCACCCTGCAGCCCACCCCCGCCGCCCCGGTCGCCCCTGCCGCGCCCCTGTAG